The DNA window ATTCTGAGCAGATCCTTAGCAGACTTGAAAAGCCCCGACATAAATAAGTGACAAAGAATAAATCCTTCAATTCTTCAAGTCAGCATTATCCCACTTTTGTTCTCTTCAGTCTCCCAACAAATCGGCAGATCGGCTTTTCCGCACCGCGTCCCATCTGCTTCTCCGAAAGGAATGTTTACAGTAAACAGTTTACTCTAATATTGCAATTGATATTCTTTCTTCACAACCAGAAATTAGATGTGTTTTTGGGATATCGTTGTTCTGAACCGCACAGGCATCCGTTACCGTCCTTTTACGGCAGACTGTAAGAGGaatgctgttttgttttcaatCAGAGTGCAGTAACAATAGTGCATCTGCTCCTGTGTCTGGCATTTAAGGCCCAACCAGTGCTGGAGGGACAAGTGCCCATTTGGCTTGGTAAATTCTCAGCTGAAACTCCGCACAAAAAGATCAGAGAATTTATTGATCAAGCCATAAAAGTACACTATAAAAGTAATACATAAATCatcatttccatttttaataCCACAGTGTCTGCCCCAATAAAAAGCAGTATTGCCGTGTAAAGGGTTTGAGGCTGAACCTAATATGGCTAGAGTTTGTCTtcaggtacacactcctgtgttcTGACTTGATTGCTTTCATTAATGCTCGTGTGACTCaatcacacagacaaaaaaaagatcCCTGACATTAACTTCAgcgaagtgtgtttgtgtgtttaatatacatagaaaaagtaatgtaaatgtttagaaCATGCCAGGTAGAGATAAAGAGTTGAAGAGGTCAGCCTTTAATAatacatgtttgtttcttttctgtcaGACACTGAGGAATTCAGCAGGACACAATACACAAGTGGACAATATAAACACAGGTCATAAATACAAAAAGGTGAATCATGTAAATGTCACGCTGGTTTTGAAGACATGTGCTTGATTCTGTAGTGTCCGATCCCAAACTGTGTACCGAGCAGGAATGTGACTTTTCACACGTCTCCTCGATGACTTTTACTGTCCTGAACGTTTgtgaacaaacagaaaatacGTTGTTCCCCCAAAGACTGTTTTGAATTCTGTGCCCGGAGGTCTCACCTCTTGTCCTTCTCGCCGTTTGAGTCTCATGTTTTTCAGTTCGTTTTTTTCAGCTCGGGTTGATCTCATAGCTGAAATGGCTTGTGGGCAAACAAagagtcacaaacacacaaaataagacATTTCCCTTTTGAGATGGTTAAATAAAATCGAGCAAGGTAGCCCTTGAGAGTTCTCGGCTCCGTAGAGATGAGGTTCTGGGTCCGTCCCATCTAAGGGACTCGTTGGTGAGAAGTGCTGAGCTGAAAGGGCTAAGGAACGAGTGCTGAGATGTGTTTCTCAGAGAGCCAGCAGGGTGGGGGAGTTGAGTGAGTCTGAGGATTGATCTCCACTGCTACTGCTGCGCCGGTGGGCTTTGGAGCATGACTCCGAGGAGGGCGAAGGGCTATCGGGCTCCAGCATGTTGGGGTAAGTGAATATGAGGCTGTGGTTGTTAGGAGTGGACACCGGAGTGGAAGCAGCAACCACAGGAGTGTTGAGGCTGTCTCCGTCCGAGCAGTACATCCCACCACCCAGGCAGATGGGCTTGATGACCGAGTGCTGGCTCTTcacctgctcctcttcctcactgtcCTCCATGGGCTCCTGTTTGACTACGATAGGATTGTGGGTACTAAGCACCGACCGGGATACTAGGTTAGGACGCATGGTCGTTAGCGGCAGAGGGGCGCACTGCTCAGGTAGGGAATTCTGGTGACGCTCCTCAGGAGGAAGTTTACACACAGGGTTGTGAGCCACAAGCATGAACTCCAACTTGTCCTTCTCCTTCTGGAGCGTCTCGATCTCTTTCTGCAAGTCGGCCTTTTCCTCCTCCAGCTTCTCGgtttcctttattttaaaaaagaaaaaaaagttttaaaaaaatgagttcAAAAAAGTGAAAGGGAAATATACTTGCACTTTGTGAAACACTAGTTTCCAAGGCAACCAACTTCAATAGCAGGCTTTAAAGGATTATACTcttttactgtaaatgttattatatGCAAGCAAAGCAAGGACACATATTACAAGGATCTTTTTGGCATATTAGTAAAAGATTACTTCACCTCAGggtaaaacaaaactaaaacctTATTCTAATTTAGTTGTGGTTTAAGATTTAACTAAttgaatgttttgtttaaataatatgaatataaaaaggTGGCCACTATCTTGTTAGATGTAGTGAAATGAACAATGATCTCCAAGTAACATAAATAACTTGTCTTTGGTGCAAACAGGATCTGTCTGTTGTGACGATGTGAAATTCTGATTAACTAGAAAACCATACGGACATTCGAAAGCTAATGTCAGTaagtttctttttcttgtttatcAAAAGCCCCATCTGTAAGCATAGTGATCAAGatgacagctgagtcactggctattttcaaacggtggttgaagacctacttattcaggaaacacttcaactagcactttcttccctatcttttacatttataaaaataattcattaaaaaaaacacaacctttgacactttttcattgtaactttgaacaaatgttttaaactcatggtatcttaagtatgtaacttagtgagccagtattaatgtattcaatgctagagatttaaggacttatgtacgtcgctctggataagggcgtctgccaaatgctgtaaatgtaagatgaACAAGCGCAGACTTTATGATGATTTTGGTTTACAGTGGCACCACCCGAACTGGTTTAGCTAGCACAGACAGCAAAGAAAGCTAAGTGTTTTAGCTTACACTACAACGTGCTGTTGTTGTTAACTTTAACCAATACcacaagataaaaataaaaaaataataatatgtacgATGTTAAAAAAGAGCAAAGTTTATGACCTTTTTTCTTATATGATGTCTTCTAATTAAAAGCTCTGAACACCATAGCATTTGAGATGTAGCATACGATGCTAGCAAATCAGCTTCACTTAACAGTTGATACGGAGAGATATGTAAGCAAAAGCTCTTTTAGTTCTTCAAATGTGTcatgaaatgatttttaaacTTCGTGATCGTTTTagaacacacattcacagcagTTTTAGAAAAAACTGAGAGCATGGCAACGACTTAAGAGGTTTGCCAGCTTGTGGTCTGATGTTACAAAGCTGTTGTTGTCCCGAAAGTACCATTAAAATAATACAGTGATAGGTTTTTCACAAAGTAAATGTTTGTCCTCACATCAACTCTTGGACCATTTAGAACCTCATGAGGATCTGCTCAAACAAATGAAGCATTGTTTCTGTGGACACTCCcatttgagttaatttaatGGTACACAACCCAAGTACAAGCTCTAAATTGCTAGCTCTAAATCTCATTGGGTTTATAGCGCAAGTATGCTTTTCCAGTCTGCCTGGGgcagtggggggtggggggtgggggggggtttaAGCAAAGTCAGACGGCACGGCTAGACGATGATAGACTGTTCTCTTCAGTCTGAGTGCCTTGACTTCATGCCATCGGTATGAGGAAGAAGGAAGCTAAAAGCAGAGTAGCCACCACAATTACGACGGAAGAAACAGGGCAAGAGAGAGATCAAAGATTTGTGATTGTTCCTTATTTGGTGAAGTTAGAAGAGGATAAAGATAGCACTGTGTAAAGTCTAATGGCTTGTGTGGTTTCCTCTTCAGACAATATCAGACATTCGTTCTCGCCCCTTCGTGGCACATTCCTCTCTCGTGACACTTGAGAGATGGCATTGAAAGGATAATTAGTTCCATCACGGCTTGTACTTTTAGTTTAAGTCGACATTCCcatggtcaatcagccaacgcTGGTGGTTTAAAGGCATAAAGGCTAAACAGGCTTTGGAGCCATCTTCAGCTTCTGAAGGCAGCaagatgaactaagcatgccTGGCACAGCTACATAATGCCTTTACTTAAACAGGACAAGAAGCTGAAGAAGACCAGATGGGGTCAAAGTGCTAGGAGTATTCAAACATTGTGCAGtcattcaaatacatttttccCCCTCCAGGATGCTTTGACAAAGACATTTCTTTGCAGATGTTTTATAAATGCTCCTTTACTGTATATGGTGAATGTGCTTTTCAGACTGCAACACGAGTGGGTAAAACTCACCCCTTGCAGCATTTCGGTCAGCTCTCGCCTACGGTTACGGCACTTAGCAGCAGCCAGCTTGTTCCTTTCTCGCCTCactctccttttctcctcttcttctggTGTCAACTGTATGCACAACAGAAATTATGAGCTCTCATGTAGACACAGAAACCGCTTCTGACAAATGTTTATGATGCATCATAATACACTGCGTTGCTCGAtgtacaagaacaaaaaaagctagaattaaaataaataaataaataaataaataaccaaccaCAAACCTGTTCATCTCTCTTGCGTCGTCCTCGGGCATCGCCGATGGAGCGTATAACCCCCGGGCGAGTGAGGGCTGTGTGGCTGAGGAGGCTGGGACCGCTGGGCACCGGGAGGCCGTACGGGTGAGATCGTGAGTACGGATTAGACATAGAGGTGATGACTGTTGGCTGGACCATCCACTGCAGGTCCTGGCTGGTGGTTATGGCATTAATGGTTGGAATAAAGGCACTGCTAGATCCAGGCATGTCAACTCTGTACTTCTGAAAAAAGGAGAATAAAGGGTGAAATAAACATCTGAAGAGCTTCT is part of the Tachysurus fulvidraco isolate hzauxx_2018 chromosome 12, HZAU_PFXX_2.0, whole genome shotgun sequence genome and encodes:
- the fosl2 gene encoding fos-related antigen 2 isoform X2, whose amino-acid sequence is MPGSSSAFIPTINAITTSQDLQWMVQPTVITSMSNPYSRSHPYGLPVPSGPSLLSHTALTRPGVIRSIGDARGRRKRDEQLTPEEEEKRRVRRERNKLAAAKCRNRRRELTEMLQGETEKLEEEKADLQKEIETLQKEKDKLEFMLVAHNPVCKLPPEERHQNSLPEQCAPLPLTTMRPNLVSRSVLSTHNPIVVKQEPMEDSEEEEQVKSQHSVIKPICLGGGMYCSDGDSLNTPVVAASTPVSTPNNHSLIFTYPNMLEPDSPSPSSESCSKAHRRSSSSGDQSSDSLNSPTLLAL
- the fosl2 gene encoding fos-related antigen 2 isoform X1, which gives rise to MYQEFCSSSGASPVTVDSFTSGTGGSPISASGYQKYRVDMPGSSSAFIPTINAITTSQDLQWMVQPTVITSMSNPYSRSHPYGLPVPSGPSLLSHTALTRPGVIRSIGDARGRRKRDEQLTPEEEEKRRVRRERNKLAAAKCRNRRRELTEMLQGETEKLEEEKADLQKEIETLQKEKDKLEFMLVAHNPVCKLPPEERHQNSLPEQCAPLPLTTMRPNLVSRSVLSTHNPIVVKQEPMEDSEEEEQVKSQHSVIKPICLGGGMYCSDGDSLNTPVVAASTPVSTPNNHSLIFTYPNMLEPDSPSPSSESCSKAHRRSSSSGDQSSDSLNSPTLLAL